A window of Chanodichthys erythropterus isolate Z2021 chromosome 16, ASM2448905v1, whole genome shotgun sequence genomic DNA:
GGGCTCATCCTCATTTGAATGATGAAATTTGTGTGTTGCTGCCTCTAATGAGGACGAATACTGACTATGTTTGATGAGGCCCCAAGAGATGGGCTCGATGTGGTGCACACTCTGGGTTCCTAAGAAAGAGTGTGAATAGGTCATAATACTACAGATATCACTTTAATAACTTTATCATTTACACGCATTCATTAGTGAGCACAAATTGCTATCCAATAGTTACCTATGAGAGGTTTTACATCCGTCCACAGACGCTCTAGCTGGTGTTCATGTGTGAACGTCTGTATGTCCCTTTCCATAACaagtttaatattaatgttCGGGCAGTAATGCGCAGCTGTTTTTGCGAAGGACTGTGCATTGTTCACAATAACCTTGCGGCTTAGCACAGCTGAACTAACGGACCTTTTCACTGTCCCACCTACTCCATCAACAGCTCCCTTTCCATGACTTGTGGCGAAGAAGTGCCATTCCACCTAAACAGTCAAATGATTGTCATTGAAGAACACCATATGTAAGCTTGTAACACATATGTCCATTATGATacaaaacatttgaataaataCCTTAAGGCTTGGAAAGATCTCCCCAAAGATTGTGGACATGAATGAccaaataaatttgtttttaaagtgagATGCTGCTCCATCACTGAAGATGTGCAATTTTTCCATtcttggattttttttcttcaggtcTTCCACCACCTTGGACAGAAATGTTACAGCTGCCTTCTTTTCATGCTCCAGTGAATCACTGACAATTGCATAGGATTGCACATCTGCTTTGCCCCATGCAACAGCAGTGAAAAGTGTGACTTGTCTGCTGGTCCAGTGGGCTGCCTGGATTTCATCTTGATATGCAGTAGTGTAATTTTCTGCAAAATCAATCTGTAACACCGCTGAAGTCTCACTTGTGTCTTTCATCTTCTGTTGGAAAACTGCACTTTGATTTCTttttatgaagcagtgtttaaGAAATTTTGTGGCTGATGCCAACAGCAATGCAAATACATCCCTCAATTCTCCTCTCTTCATTATCTTTACCTGAAACCCTCCTTCAGATTCCCATGAATGCCACATTGTTTGGATGTTCTTATCTTCATCTGGGATGTTGCTAATGATGTTCTGAAGGAGAATTGCATTACAGCAAGTTTTACATCCATTCAACATACACTCCGGAGAGTCAGGACTGCAGACCAGAGCTCTGATAAATGCTGATACGCTTTGGAAGGCATGTCGTGGTATGTGTTTATGAACACTCTCAAGCAGCATTTGTGTGTTCTCATGGTATTTACAAAGGCAAACATTATGAGgtgtttctgcttttgtgaAGACCTCTCTTGGCCGCAGTGCtgcaaattttgattttcctATTTTAATCTCTGGGTACTCATCCTGAAAGACTCTATATGCCTCTAAAACAGACATAGATAAGTGCCTCTTTTGACATGTCTTCTTAACTCCATCTTCTCTTATGGTGACAGAATCTTTTCTGCCAGGTGCCTGTCGTGAGATGTCATCCCGCACATAAAACTGCTTGACCTTTTCTTCAGTGTGGTCTGTTGTACCTGATAGGTCTACTTGTTTAATTTCACTGTGCTCAATGAATCCAACTGCGTCAACAATCTTTTTAAtcactgctttttttttgtttggacTTTGAGGAAGAGCAGTAAGAACTCGTTTGACCGCCCTTCCAAGAGACTGCTTACACTTGTATGCTGGGACAGGAGCCAGTTGAACATCTAAACTTTGATGTTTAAGACGGAGTCTCCTTTTCCTCTGTCTCTCTTTTGCAAGAGTGCGGACTCTTTCTTTCTCCTCATTagtttgctgtatttttttttctggctctttcctctctctttcttttcctcTCCTTTTCTTTGTAGTTTTCATCATTTTTGTGCCTTTCCCTGAAAGCTTTCTGACGTTCAGCATTGGACATACCTTTTACCTAAATTCAAACATGTAGCAGCCTATAGTATTACTAGTATTAGGTTAATTGAATAGGCATTTATAAATTTTGTCATATATAGAGGTCGTTATTGTCATATGTTGATAGAGATGCAccaattgcaattttcttgtcCAATTCCGACTTCCGATTTTTTTGCCAATTCcgattttcaaaagtttttcaggttaactgggtttttattcaggtaagaaatagaaattaaagttcagtgttattgtacatgggttaccttaatttctgtagtctttattgtaaatattaatacagataaattcttaccattaaagttataaaacgtattcagtcaagagcagaaagtgattttctttgtcttttttttttttttttttgattaactTAGACAGCAGCAGGGatattggactgctgtccctttaagagtttatgaaCGGTGTTCAACGGACTCAATACTGTTAAATACAACATGGGTTCACTTTCTTAGTTATTTAACGATTCAAAACTGTGTTTATACCAAGATTGCCTGTGCTGCTGGTAACAAAACGGATCGGCTCAGAATCCCTGGCCGAtcgatcggtgcatctctaaaaCCCATCCTATCTGAGGTGATGAAAGAGCTGGGGTATCAGGTCAGGTTACTTGATATGATACATTATAATAACTAGATATCTATTTAACTTAATTGTGTGCTGTTTTAGTGACATCTTACCATTTTTATCTGTCTGTCGATAACGCTATCTTCGAGCTGTCAAAACCTGAGATTGAATGACAGGCAGCGCGAGCGAATTAGAGGGCGCCTGTTTCGCGCCTAAACCAATCAGGTTCCTCGTGCACTTTCAGGACGCCTCTCTACAGTGAAGTGAATAGGCTACTATAAACACAGACGTAACATTACAGCAAGGACGATAACAGAATACAGATTTTCTTTCTTACAGCATtgcttgctaaaatacattaacaaatattaaagtTTATCAAATAGCAGTTTAAAATCACAGATTTCTcccacagtcaggtgaaccgattgacACTATTGTCACTTTCAATCATGTCTAAATGATCGCACGATTTTCGGCTAGTTTATGCAGTTTAAAGCAAAGCCTTGAGTAAAAATgatcacattttatttcaagtcaaaattattgcaatattattatattttgtcagTTTGACCGCGAGATTATCATCAGTTGCCTGTTCAATTAACCAATAGGTAAAAACGTAACATCCCGAgggaagtgtcctatgagacacaatgctcttctGTACTTTTTACTTTATCATATAGGCCGACGTTCTGATGTTGATATTTCGTTCTGTAACTGGAAAAGAGCAAAGATTATTTCATGTGCGCCTGATCCGCTTGATCTGCCGCTTATTCACGAGTGATATCTATAggtattgtttgaattttgttataaaatcgaATGAACTAAAAAGTTGAGacattttttcatattaaaactaatgAAGCACAAAGATGATTGCTATTATTGGATATGTTCTGATACggtaagcctgaaacagatcacagcaatataaagaagaaaactcataggatttaatatgaagcgtccgtaacggtcacgtccgtaacgcttattatggttgttcaaAACAACGTAGtaaaatgaattgttgatcctaataagcataaacataatttagctttgcatatgaagtttcaagttatttgcatttataattgttatatgacacaaacttaatctttaaaacgttatggacgtgacagagcactgaagcgtcaTGACCTCTTTATTCCAGCCCTTATAAATTACacaggcagtgctgttatgacgaaatgagtgtatttatatCTCAGGCATGCctccatctttctacacaatgcttactgttaaaataaagtttaaaaaaaggggGGTCTTTGATCCATTTTTTGAgagcatgaaatatggttggttgaaaatgttatctaagcattgttgcttacctcatatattgtggataaacaaggcaattttcttaaaatgtccaatagagcacattaatacagtatattacagacctaaattAACAACTTACatagggttttgttcttttattttaaacttttttttttcatggcaaggatgacctttgcgtggaattgcccAACTACTACTTTTGCAGTCCCAGATGgtggttaaaggattagttcgcccaaaaaatgaaaattctgtcattaattactcaccctcatgtcgttccacacctgtaagaccttcgttcatcttcggaaacacaaattaagatatttttgataaaatccgatggcttagtgaggcctgcattgccagcaagataattaacactttcaatgcccagaaagctactaaagcttaaaacagttcatgtgactacagtggttcaacctcaatgtcatgaagcaacgagaatactttttgtgtgccaaaaaaactaaataatgactttattcaacaatatctagtgatggacgatttcaaagcactgcttcatgaagcttcgaagctttacaaatctgttgtttcgaatcagtggttcggagcgtgtatcaaactgccaaagtcatgtgaactattgaaattttgaaacacttatgatgtaacaaccCACATAGAAGGTAACgttcactgcaaaaaatgctgttcttacttagagtttttgtcttgtttctagtcaaaatatcttaaaattctgaaaaaaagaagcatttgatgtaaaaattattttcttgtttttaggaaaaaaaagggccagtggggtaagcaaaataatcttatatcAACAccagaaataaaatatataatcttgttttcagtttggattaagattattttgcttaccccactggcagattatttagcttgttttaaggaaaaactcacttaattttgacttatttttcctaaaaacaagaaaataattttaacttgtcaagaaaatgcttcttgagatatttaagatattttgaaattctacgtaagaacagcatttttttttcagtgttctCGTGACCTTGCGcaacgttccctaaaagttctctaaaggtgaCAAAAATTCCAAACATCTAcagaacattcaggacgttcctaaaacgtcctcttttggtaatgaaagtgctgcagttcaaggttccttatgactttagggggacgttccattttggttattttatggtcaaaaaagtacgttacaaagaggatatttgggacattaacagaacgttcccacatagtcctctgttggtcatttaataacgttcccgataCGAGGAACGTTCTATTTTGGTAATTTTATGGTCGCgcgagaacgttacaaagaggacatttgggaagttaacagaacgtcctatagtaataATCCCCTAATcattcccagaacgtcctgaatgttccctgaaggtccaccaaataacgttccccaaaccttaaaagatgtccacatcgtgaccgtctctgaacgttctgggaacgttactaggcaACATCCTTAATaccagtggggacgttctgagaatgttctgggaatgcAATAAAgccgctattttgttatttttggcgcacaaaaagtattctcgtcgcttcataacattaaggttgaaccactgtagtcacatgaactgttttaaataagtctttagtagctttctggacatttgaaagttttaatttttttttctgtcaatggaggcctcattaaccatcggattttatcaaaaatatcttaatttgggttCCGAAGATggttttacaggtgtggaacgacatgacagaattttcattttgggcttAACTAATCCTTGAATCCACATGTTCAGGTACTTTCATTACAATTCACACAAgttgagtttttatttttatgagttTTTGTCCTCCTTCCAGGCAGCGCCGCTCATGCTGAGTGTAAGCTCCTTCTCTGCTGCCAGCTATGACAAATGCATCTATGTGATAGGTGGAGGCCCCAATGGCAAGCTAGCCACAAACAACATGCAGTGCTTTGATTCCACATCAAATAAATGGAGCTTAAAAAGCCCAATGCCGACTGAGGCCAAATGCACAAATGCAGTGACGTTTAAGGACGCCATATTTGTTGTTGGTTTGTACCTTTTTTGTTCTTGATGTTAGAGCTTGAATAATATCATAAACTACTCAGCTGCAATGCTCCGATGATTGAAATGTTACTTGCTCTGAAATAAAGGTGGAGCGATGAAGGCCTTGTACTCCTACAGTCCTCTTCAAGACTTCTGGACACTAGTGATCCAGCTGGGCTGTGAGAGGGCCAGCTGTGGCATTGCCGCTTGCAGTAACAAGCTCTTCATCACTGGTGGCCGAGATGACAAGAATGAAGTGATTGCAACCGTTCTTTGCTGGAACCCAGAGGCAAAAAAGTTGACTGAGGAGTGTGTGCTTCCACGTGGAGTATCTCACCATGGTAGTGTGACTCTCAGGAAGTCCTACACACACATACGCAGGATAACGCCTGGAACAGCCACCGGATGACAGATGCAGCCTCTTCAGAGACTACAATCTTACTCTCATTTGAGAtgtgaaaaacattttcagGACCCATTTGATCAGGTTTAAGCAGTGTAACTCTGTTGCATTGATACTGAAATTGTTCTCTTTTGACATTTGACTGCAGTTTTTACACATTTTGGCAATGCAAAGAAACGATTGCACTTTAAAAGTTAGACATTTACAGTACAGCTTTTATACATGGACATTTTATACACAGATATTTATTCAGTTGAAGTTAATAACTGTTGCATTTAGGTATCATGAACACAATATGCAATTGATTAACCTAATTGATTCAACAATAAAAGTTCATACATTTCATTATTGTTATTGATCTTGTTAATGATATACTTatgcatgtttaattttttttttttttttttttttttttttaataaagtgttCGTcacaatcagggcttgacattaacttttttgctcaccagccactgtagctattggttttccaaagttactagccactcagcattttcactggccacaattttgacatcaataCCATGGGGAacaaaactgccatatagatattttcaatattatctcataatttggcagcaggtatattaggctgctgtcactttaagactttctttctcaactgtttacgttcacttaaaacataactgacagcgtttacgtgaatactcaccaagatcGGCATTTTGACGTTATTTaatgtgtatttgactgtttaagcgcaGTAAGCAGTGAAAAATAACTTAGTTTAGCACTGAGAGGTGGTTTTATGTGTGCGCACTTTgagtgtgagcacaaaatctgcgtGAAAGgagtaaaattatgcacaataaaCGCAATTTCACACTCAAgacctgtaacaccaacaacaTTCATTAAATGAAACCAGTAAAGGCTTTGTGTCAACTTGCTGTCTGAGAAGCGCAGCTGGTATCCGGTTTCTATTCTGTGGGAAATGAGTAGGCAGCATTTCAGAAATTTCAGTATTGATATGTATCAATACATTGCACttggtttattatttcagatgccttttttaaagactacaattgaaaaatgcatatattatatataaaattcaacccgCTAAATTGGTTATTGGGGAAGACTGTtacgccactgctgaaatctacccgcatttggcgggtgttatgccgcgttccaggcaacccgtaacgcgtgtttttccaaccttctacccgtgaaagtgcactggaacTGCAGTCAAAGCCGTGACTTCCCACCCGTGAACTCGTACTAGATCGATGTACTCCCAGTTACGGGTTCTGACGTCACATAGCCcgcgaaacaacaatggcagcccctacggatgcggtaaaataaaaggtataacagcttctcttgccttGTGCGCCGTTTTCCTCCGCTGTTTCCCTCAAATAAGCAAGGAGTAAGCACCTTTGGCGATAGAAATAATAGCATAAGCCCCGTACGGTCCgccatgttggtttgtttacacttttacCCAGGGCCGTGCACAGACCTTTTGAGGGGCATGTGCTGAAAACTGAAAAAGGGCACCCCCCCATATTATTTTACCTAGCTGATGACGGGGATCACTCAGTCGCTTTTTTGTCAAAACTCAAATGCAGTTACGCCGGATTTTTGATCAGCGAATATGTGCAAAATAAAAACGTTAAAACGATGGCATCACATTAGGTTACGTGCTACGTCATCATCAATAGGTTATGAGCGCTCAGTTTTTGGCCAAAATCTCAATTTATAAAAGATGTAATACTACTGTACTGTATGCATAGGCTATTTATGACTAACTTAGAAGGCAATTGCTAgccccctccctctctctccgcCGCCGGTCTCAGGcttcaaatgcataaaatatgaaactttATAGACATACCAATGTTTCTTTCGTGAAGACAACGTTGTAGCCTACTTATTCAAACATTCAACAAGATATTTATTTACCGCTGCAAGACGTTCAGCTGCTGTGGAACTTCAGTTCGCGGCACTCAGGGGGCGGAGTTAagaggtttgactgacagtttgtgCGGATCCAAAATGAtcttgtcacaagctctttttaatacttttattaggctaaatatatttgtaaatcagacagacagacagacagacagacagacgtaaAGAGTGACCAATACCATTGATTTAttctagaaaataaataaataaaataaaacacctcccaaaaaaagggcacttcggagtgtaCGGACAAAAAGGGCATGTGCTCTGCACAGGTTGAGCCCTATCTGTGCACGTGCCTGCTTTTACCCATTTTGGCGTGACTTTCCTGGAACGCTACAAAGTCGTGAGTCGTGATTTGAAATCGTGACTTAcgggctcaaaaacctgcctggaacgcaTCATTAATGTCAAGCCCAAAAATCTGTCGCTACTAAAGTTACATCACGACTTTAACGTCAAAGAGTTAATGCCATTACGAATTAACAATAGTACATTAATAAATTGACCTAGATTATAAATGTCTCACATAGTCATACCAAATGCaataaagggttatttcacccaaaaatgaaatttctgtcattatttactcgccctcatgacGTTCCAACCCATTTcgccttcgtttatcttcagaacaaatatatttttgatgaaaaaagttttttttttttaatcccccatAAAAAGCAACATTACTGTAATTTATGCATCCCTTTAATATGATTTGAACCTTAATGTAgacctacatttttttctgctatGTGGTCATGATATGAAATGTCACTGGTTAATCAGGCACTGAAAACATGTACCAATACTTTTGTGAAATGACCCAAAAAGTGTTTGAGTTACTAATAAAAAAGAATTGCAGCAATGCAAACATTTCTCAGAATATGAATGTTatagcatttttattttgtgaagAGAAATGAATAGAAAGTCATATTCTGACATCATAAAAATAAGCTTTATATGTACAGTGCACAAACACGGATGTGcaattgaaaaatatttaacacaggCCTTGTCTGTTCCTTCCTGTGTGATCCCTGATAATAGGCAGATTTTTAGCAGTCTGTTGTTCACTTTCAAGTTTACAAGTAAAACACAATACATAAAAAAGGCACCACTACCTTGCTAAATCAACTCTATGAGTCAGTCAGAGATGCAAGAACAATAATATCGAGAGAACATCCACTTCTTAAGGTTAACTCTGGGAAAACTTTGTGCTGAAGCAAGCATTTTTCCAACAAATTTTTAGTCCTGTTGTCCAGTGCCATCACAGTTCCCTCCATTTCATTTAGCAGTGCCGGGCGCCTCATTTCCTGTGTCTGCTGTGTCCAGAATGTGACctgctctgatgtttgcttcGTCCGTGATCACGCGAGCGGTCGCGCTCACGCTCGCGTTCACGTTCGCGATGGTCCCAGTGGTGACTGGTGCCGCGGTCGTGCTTGTGTTTCACGTAGTCACGGTCACGGGCTCTTTCGCGAGAAGCGCTGCGAGTTCGGCTCCGTGATCTCCTCCTTTTGTTGCTATGCCGACTAGACTCGCTCTGTCTGTCTCGCTCCGTCCTGAGTTGTGTAACCGGCGAAGCTCTGCGACCTTTGTGTTGCCGTGGAGATGGGCTGTGGCTGCTGTGAGAGCTGTACGTTCCTGAGTGGCTCCTTCGACTGAGGATAAGAGAACATCATGTCAGCAACAGAAAAAGCAATTCGGTTTAAAACTTCAAACTGCtgtacaaatatataatatctCTTTGAAGTGAAATTAAACTTACTGTCGGTGCGGAGAACGAGACTGAGAGCGAGATCGCGAGCGAGACCGGCTATGGTTTTTGCCATTCTGAAACACTTTTCTCTCCTCCTTTTTCATGCTGCTATaagagaaataaaacaaactgtaAACAATGTAATATAGTACATCACAACAGGGACAGACAGCAGTGGTGTTTTTGTTaactattaaaaatagttaaagatgaaataaaatcatatgtaaatattagattaaaaaCTAAtactcaaatgaaaattagaaattgACAGGGCAACTAGTATCTGAAGTAAAGCA
This region includes:
- the LOC137003023 gene encoding uncharacterized protein; this translates as MLNVRKLSGKGTKMMKTTKKRRGKERERKEPEKKIQQTNEEKERVRTLAKERQRKRRLRLKHQSLDVQLAPVPAYKCKQSLGRAVKRVLTALPQSPNKKKAVIKKIVDAVGFIEHSEIKQVDLSGTTDHTEEKVKQFYVRDDISRQAPGRKDSVTIREDGVKKTCQKRHLSMSVLEAYRVFQDEYPEIKIGKSKFAALRPREVFTKAETPHNVCLCKYHENTQMLLESVHKHIPRHAFQSVSAFIRALVCSPDSPECMLNGCKTCCNAILLQNIISNIPDEDKNIQTMWHSWESEGGFQVKIMKRGELRDVFALLLASATKFLKHCFIKRNQSAVFQQKMKDTSETSAVLQIDFAENYTTAYQDEIQAAHWTSRQVTLFTAVAWGKADVQSYAIVSDSLEHEKKAAVTFLSKVVEDLKKKNPRMEKLHIFSDGAASHFKNKFIWSFMSTIFGEIFPSLKVEWHFFATSHGKGAVDGVGGTVKRSVSSAVLSRKVIVNNAQSFAKTAAHYCPNINIKLVMERDIQTFTHEHQLERLWTDVKPLIGTQSVHHIEPISWGLIKHSQYSSSLEAATHKFHHSNEDEPQAHPTEPLVNIKTGDCLQIC